In the genome of Planctomyces sp. SH-PL62, the window CCGTGCTGGCCGCGATACTCGGTTGGGTCGTCTTCCGGGTGGTCCAGTATCCGGTCTTCGCCGAGTTCCTGATCGCTACCGAAGCCGAGATGAACAAAGTCTCCTGGACCACCAAGGACGATCTTTACCGGTCAACGCTGGTTGTGCTCGCGACCGTGCTGCTTCTCGCCGTTTACCTCTTCGTCGTGGACTGGTTCTGGTTGTTCCTCCTGCGAATGATCGGCGTTCTTCAGTTCAGCGGAGCCGGCGGGTTCGGTTCGACCTCCTGACGGCCATCCCCTCGTGGATACGCCGATCCAGCCCCCGTCCGAATACGCATCGCCCGTCGATCCGCATTCTGGACTTCCGGAGCCTGCCGATCTGGTGTATGGTAGTGGATTCCCCACCTCTCGCCCCGTTCCTGGACGATCGCAGCAGGTGGCGACCCGTGACCGATGATCGGCGCCGACGGAATCGAACGCCCCGGTCTCGACCCTCCCCTCGACCTGTACTCTGAAACGCGCCGTATTACGTTCCATGAGCCAACCGACGCACGAGTTCGACGAATCGACCCCGCCCCACGAGACGCCCGA includes:
- the secE gene encoding preprotein translocase subunit SecE, with protein sequence MGKVKDEVSGQKPTKTPQGKPKGGSLGALSQFMGNFFSAKLYKPKQGWYARLYTGLALGLLAAGGVWNAYQASLDYSPGWRLGIPAVLAAILGWVVFRVVQYPVFAEFLIATEAEMNKVSWTTKDDLYRSTLVVLATVLLLAVYLFVVDWFWLFLLRMIGVLQFSGAGGFGSTS